From the genome of Ilyobacter polytropus DSM 2926, one region includes:
- a CDS encoding GGDEF domain-containing protein: protein MPIGLMTISTVTILSFMNQRKIRSTISDKSMHDHLTGLYNRHYLELNLDTLIKKSLAFDKEISIAFIDLDNFKNINDKYGHKRGDEVLEFMGKLIKSSIRETDNAIRYGGDEFIILYQDTSTEKALEITERINTKMKKNDFLYENKISISSGIVSYQKNENWKELINRADKAMYDSKKSGKDKISIAL, encoded by the coding sequence ATGCCTATAGGTTTGATGACCATATCAACAGTTACAATTTTATCTTTTATGAATCAAAGAAAGATTCGTTCTACTATATCAGATAAAAGTATGCACGATCATTTGACCGGATTATATAATAGACATTACTTAGAATTAAATCTGGATACCTTAATAAAAAAATCATTGGCATTTGACAAAGAAATATCTATAGCATTTATCGATCTTGATAACTTTAAAAATATAAATGATAAATATGGTCATAAAAGAGGAGATGAAGTTCTAGAATTTATGGGCAAACTTATTAAAAGCTCTATAAGAGAGACGGACAACGCTATCCGATATGGCGGGGATGAATTCATAATATTATATCAAGATACATCAACAGAAAAAGCCCTCGAAATAACTGAAAGAATTAACACCAAAATGAAAAAGAATGATTTCCTTTATGAAAATAAAATTAGTATAAGTTCAGGAATAGTGTCTTATCAGAAAAATGAAAATTGGAAAGAATTAATTAATAGAGCGGACAAGGCTATGTACGATTCCAAAAAAAGTGGTAAAGACAAAATAAGTATAGCTCTTTAA